From Halorubrum salinarum, the proteins below share one genomic window:
- a CDS encoding phytoene desaturase family protein, which translates to MDVVPDIDGVAGESVVVIGGGFGGLSTACYLADAGADVTLLEKNEQLGGRASRLEVDGFRFDMGPSWYLMPDVFERFFGHFGRSPDEFYELERLDPHYRVFWKDGDKVDVLPDREKNKEIFESYEPGAGEAFDEYLAESERTYEIGMEHFVYEDRPRLRDYVDTDVLRYSWGLSLLGKMQGHVEDYFDHPKLQQLMQYTLVFLGGSPTNTPALYNLMSHVDYNMGVYYPDGGIGAVVDGIVELADDLGVEFVTDAEVTGIEGRYGAFAVDTEGGERYLADRVVSDADYAHTEQELLPEHKRQYTEEYWESRTYAPSAFLLYLGVEGDVPDLEHHTLVLPTDWDEHFAQIFDDPEWPDDPAYYLCVPSKTDDTVAPEGHSNLFALVPIAPGLADTPEIRNRYRDLVIDDIAENTGTDLRGRVVVEETFSVDDFADRYNSYAGSALGLAHTLTQTSLLRPPHVSDAVDGLYFTGSTTTPGIGVPMCLISGGLTAEAMADDDV; encoded by the coding sequence ATGGACGTGGTCCCGGACATCGACGGCGTCGCCGGCGAGTCCGTCGTCGTGATCGGCGGCGGATTCGGCGGCCTCTCGACGGCCTGCTACCTCGCGGACGCCGGCGCGGACGTCACGCTGCTGGAGAAGAACGAGCAGCTCGGCGGCCGGGCCAGCCGGCTCGAAGTCGACGGCTTCCGGTTCGACATGGGGCCGTCGTGGTACCTGATGCCGGACGTCTTCGAGCGGTTCTTCGGCCACTTCGGCCGGTCGCCCGACGAGTTCTACGAGCTGGAGCGGCTCGACCCGCACTACCGCGTGTTCTGGAAGGACGGAGACAAGGTCGACGTGCTGCCGGACCGCGAGAAGAACAAGGAGATATTCGAGTCGTACGAGCCGGGCGCCGGCGAGGCGTTCGACGAGTACCTGGCCGAGTCCGAGCGGACCTACGAGATCGGGATGGAGCACTTCGTGTACGAGGACCGCCCGCGGCTGCGCGACTACGTGGACACCGACGTGTTGCGCTACTCGTGGGGGCTCTCGCTTTTGGGCAAGATGCAGGGCCACGTCGAGGACTACTTCGACCACCCGAAGCTCCAGCAGCTTATGCAGTACACGCTCGTGTTCCTCGGCGGCTCGCCCACGAACACGCCGGCGCTGTACAACCTGATGAGCCACGTCGACTACAACATGGGCGTCTACTACCCCGACGGCGGGATCGGCGCCGTCGTCGACGGCATCGTCGAGCTCGCCGACGACCTCGGCGTCGAGTTCGTCACCGACGCCGAGGTGACGGGGATCGAGGGGCGGTACGGCGCGTTCGCGGTCGACACCGAGGGCGGCGAGCGCTACCTCGCCGACCGCGTCGTCTCCGACGCCGACTACGCGCACACCGAACAGGAGCTGCTGCCGGAGCACAAGCGCCAGTACACCGAGGAGTACTGGGAGTCGCGGACGTACGCCCCCTCCGCGTTCCTGCTGTACCTCGGCGTCGAGGGCGACGTGCCGGACCTCGAACACCACACGCTCGTCCTCCCGACCGACTGGGACGAGCACTTCGCGCAGATCTTCGACGACCCCGAGTGGCCCGACGACCCCGCCTACTACCTCTGTGTCCCCTCCAAGACGGACGACACCGTCGCGCCCGAGGGGCACAGCAACCTCTTCGCGCTCGTGCCGATCGCGCCCGGGCTGGCCGACACCCCGGAGATCCGCAACCGCTACCGCGACCTCGTCATCGACGACATCGCGGAGAACACCGGCACCGACCTGCGCGGACGGGTCGTCGTCGAGGAGACGTTCTCCGTCGACGACTTCGCGGACCGGTACAACAGCTACGCGGGCAGCGCGCTCGGCCTGGCGCACACCCTCACGCAGACCTCGCTGCTGCGCCCGCCGCACGTCTCGGACGCGGTCGACGGGCTCTACTTCACGGGGTCGACGACGACGCCCGGCATCGGCGTCCCGATGTGCCTCATCAGCGGGGGGCTGACCGCGGAAGCGATGGCCGACGACGACGTGTGA
- a CDS encoding prenyltransferase has product MIPAVSDQNRSAGEGQPRSVEDEQSRAAGGGGEGLRYLLVLSRPRFWLYLAGPVAVGVTYGIDAVSGLFTPVTVALALYFLVPANVFLYGVNDVFDADIDELNPKKEGREARWQGSRPVVAAVVASGALGLATLAITPRVAWPYLLGFLVLAVGYSAPPVRFKTTPFLDSLSNGLYALPGAAAYATVAGAHPPLAALAGAWLWTMGMHTFSAIPDIEPDRAAGIDTTATLLGEGRTYAYCFAAWAAAAAGFWAVDARLGALLGVYPVFVAWVARSSVSVDRAYWWFPALNTVVGTLLSMGGLWRVYPLWEALP; this is encoded by the coding sequence GTGATCCCCGCCGTGAGCGACCAGAACCGATCCGCCGGAGAGGGCCAGCCCCGGTCCGTCGAGGACGAGCAGTCCCGGGCCGCCGGGGGCGGCGGCGAGGGGCTCCGCTACCTGCTGGTGCTGTCTCGGCCGCGCTTCTGGCTGTACCTCGCCGGCCCCGTCGCGGTCGGCGTCACCTACGGTATCGACGCCGTGAGCGGGCTGTTCACCCCCGTCACCGTCGCGCTCGCCCTCTACTTCCTCGTCCCCGCGAACGTGTTCCTCTACGGCGTCAACGACGTGTTCGACGCCGACATCGACGAGTTGAACCCGAAGAAGGAGGGCCGCGAGGCGCGCTGGCAGGGGAGCCGGCCCGTGGTCGCTGCGGTCGTCGCGTCGGGCGCGCTGGGGCTCGCGACGCTCGCGATTACGCCGCGGGTCGCGTGGCCGTACCTGCTCGGCTTCCTCGTCCTGGCCGTCGGGTACAGCGCGCCGCCCGTCCGCTTCAAGACGACGCCGTTCCTCGACTCGCTGTCGAACGGCCTGTACGCGCTCCCGGGCGCGGCGGCGTACGCGACGGTCGCGGGGGCGCACCCGCCGCTCGCGGCGCTCGCCGGCGCGTGGCTCTGGACGATGGGGATGCACACGTTCTCCGCCATCCCCGACATCGAACCGGACCGCGCGGCGGGGATCGACACGACCGCGACGCTGCTCGGCGAGGGGCGCACGTACGCCTACTGCTTCGCGGCGTGGGCCGCCGCGGCGGCCGGATTCTGGGCGGTCGACGCCCGGCTCGGCGCCTTGCTCGGCGTGTACCCCGTCTTCGTCGCGTGGGTCGCGCGCTCGTCGGTCTCCGTCGACCGCGCCTACTGGTGGTTCCCGGCGCTGAACACCGTCGTCGGCACGCTGCTGTCGATGGGCGGCCTCTGGCGGGTGTACCCGCTCTGGGAGGCGCTGCCGTGA
- the cruF gene encoding bisanhydrobacterioruberin hydratase — protein MTDGSPGGTSTAAGLDALRERAPDTRREAEALLDRLVRENRFTIAVVFPLVGAIALVGSAEGWVPEPYAFHPWFVLFGVIVMRSPLVVGVLPTIDRRALGWIGVLTAYTYLIESVGVATGWPYGEFAYTVDLGPMLAGVPVALPVFFIPLVTNAYLLCLLLLGPRADSVWVRLATVIPVVVAMDVVLDPGAVSLGFWDFGGGAFYGVPLSNYAGWVLSAIVAVVTLDRAFAAVGIRERLRDCEFMLDDMVSFVILWGGINLWFGNLLPAAVAAAFGVGLLRADRFDTRLFTQWRGS, from the coding sequence GTGACCGACGGCTCGCCCGGCGGAACCTCGACCGCCGCCGGACTCGACGCGCTCCGCGAGCGCGCGCCGGACACGCGCCGCGAGGCCGAGGCGCTGCTCGACCGCCTGGTCCGCGAGAACCGGTTCACCATCGCGGTCGTCTTCCCGCTCGTGGGAGCGATAGCGCTCGTCGGGAGCGCCGAGGGGTGGGTGCCGGAGCCGTACGCCTTCCACCCGTGGTTCGTGCTGTTCGGCGTGATCGTGATGCGCTCGCCCCTGGTTGTCGGCGTGCTGCCGACGATCGACCGCCGCGCGCTCGGCTGGATCGGCGTCCTGACAGCGTACACGTACCTCATCGAGTCGGTCGGCGTCGCGACCGGGTGGCCGTACGGCGAGTTCGCGTACACGGTCGACCTCGGTCCGATGCTCGCCGGCGTCCCGGTCGCGCTCCCCGTCTTCTTCATCCCGCTCGTGACCAACGCCTACCTGCTCTGCCTGCTCCTGCTCGGCCCGCGCGCCGACAGCGTGTGGGTCCGGCTGGCGACCGTGATCCCCGTCGTCGTCGCGATGGACGTGGTCTTGGACCCCGGCGCGGTGTCGCTCGGCTTCTGGGACTTCGGCGGCGGCGCGTTCTACGGCGTCCCGCTCTCGAACTACGCCGGCTGGGTGCTGTCGGCGATCGTCGCCGTCGTCACGCTCGACCGCGCCTTCGCGGCGGTCGGAATCCGCGAGCGGCTCCGCGACTGCGAGTTCATGCTCGACGACATGGTGAGCTTCGTGATCCTCTGGGGCGGAATCAACCTCTGGTTCGGGAACCTCCTGCCGGCGGCGGTCGCGGCCGCGTTCGGCGTCGGCCTCCTCCGCGCCGACCGGTTCGACACGCGGCTGTTCACCCAGTGGCGCGGGTCGTGA
- a CDS encoding diadenylate cyclase: protein MNDLAIDYGDHGRVCEVVDRLTYCAEHVGVAFDGWDEPHVKGPGLYFAVIGDSDYGAYADPMGDNRWPRDTCPSVFEEDALASAAESVSVAQDGGVVVAVDGEIEGQMVRFRDLGTRDEEADLVDDVSYEPWMGSRHMSAIETSVRPEVVATVTLSEETGRVSVFRDGKANSMRREEIGGRWRGE from the coding sequence ATGAACGACCTCGCCATCGACTACGGCGACCACGGGCGGGTGTGCGAGGTCGTCGACCGACTCACCTACTGCGCCGAGCACGTCGGCGTCGCCTTCGACGGGTGGGACGAGCCCCACGTGAAGGGACCGGGGCTCTACTTCGCCGTCATCGGCGACAGCGACTACGGGGCGTACGCGGACCCGATGGGCGACAACCGCTGGCCGCGGGACACCTGTCCGTCCGTCTTCGAAGAGGACGCGCTCGCGTCCGCCGCCGAGTCGGTGAGCGTCGCGCAGGACGGCGGCGTGGTGGTCGCGGTCGACGGCGAGATCGAGGGGCAGATGGTCCGGTTCCGCGACCTCGGCACCCGCGACGAGGAGGCCGACCTCGTCGACGACGTGAGCTACGAGCCGTGGATGGGGTCGCGCCACATGAGCGCCATCGAGACCTCCGTGCGCCCGGAGGTCGTCGCGACCGTGACGCTGAGCGAGGAGACCGGCCGCGTCAGCGTGTTCCGCGACGGCAAGGCGAACAGCATGCGACGCGAGGAGATCGGCGGCCGCTGGCGCGGCGAGTAG